The genomic region TCGCTTCTTCCCTCTCTGTTCCATTTCAACATTCTCCTCCAGCGTCACCCACTTATTTCCACACTCTGATTCTGGGGTGTAAATCCTGCAAGACACAAATGATGACCAGGGGTCAGACAGAGACAAGAGGAAAACGCAGGTCCTCCAAgagggttttattttcattcccCTTCCCTTCCCCTTGTTCATTGTAAATCCACATATATGCATCTGCCGTGCAAACACAGCAGCGGCAGGTTTTCATTTCCATCTCTGCATTGCCATTTTCTGATTTGCAGCCATCTTGTGGCCCTGTAGCTGAGTGCCTGAGCTCCAACATGTGTGCAGGGACCACCCGTATACACACGGCTAAATCCACGTATTCATGGCAGAGTGAGGAGCTTAAAAGAATGTGGCCACCAAATAGAGGATTTCATTCCTTCACACACTCATCCATTTTTCATACCCGTACCGAATCGACCTTCACAGCTACTACTTTACAGCTACCACCCACTTTACTCGCACAGTGACTCGCCTCTTTTCTCCCTCGCCGTCTCACACCGCTTACACCTTCCCTTCATCTACACCtcactttcctccctctctccctccctccctctctgcctcttcccCGTGTCATTCGATTTGCTTTGTCCACTCGTCCTTCACTCCTTGCTGCTATTCATCCCGTCCTCCATCCTCGGGCTCTCGGGGGGGGTCTGTGGCCGTGATAATGAAGCACATAGTTAACAGATATTAGCTCATTGGCAGTGGATTCATTAGACAGAGCCAAGGCTTATGGTGATTATTTACCCGTAGAGGAGGGGCCAGGGGATCAGTGGCACGCTCTGTGTCACCAGCCACAGGCCTCTTTGAAGTCACACTGTCTCTGCTCCCCTGCAACACTCTGGTACTTCTCCTCTCCAcgggtctcctcctcctgttggaGCACCTCTCCCTCCACATCTCTCCCTTCACACTGCTCTcagtttttcttctccttccctgTCATTACACACCCACAATACATAGCTGctttttctccatctcctctcccccctctctctctttccctatCTCTCTTCACCGCCCCCATTCACCCAATGGTAATTATGGAAAAATCTGTAATAGTGCTCAGAGGAGCTGATAATACCTTTAGCTTAATTAAAGACATTTATGGGATGTAAAGACAAGTAGCCCAGGGGTTACTGTGCACCCACACTTACCCAAAATCTGTATTTCTCGCCTTTTCATCTCCCTCAGTCCCCCGGCTTTCTGCTATTCACATAattttctccatttcacacgCACAATGTGATACAGACATGAATACATGCTCTATGCTTTCATCAGAATGAATGTTAGGGTCAGGTGTTCTGTGACCAATTGCCCACAATTTCAGCTGCAGAGTGTTTGTAATTTATCAgcctcgtacacacacacacacagatgacagCAAAACAGACAGTCCTTTCCTGCTGATTATCCCAGTGTTGGTTTTGCCACATCCTGTTGGGCTGAAGGATCTGCAGCCAACTTGTTAACATGTCAGTCAGGGACACCAGTAATACCGCAGGAGAGCGAACAATACTTTGTGTTCTGCCGCGTACTTAGAAAGGTCACAGTGTCGGAGAGACAGCTGGTGCAGAGAAAGTGTTTCGCTTCCTTGATTTAAATGTGTGATGGAGTCTGGTTTTCTCACCTTTATTCTTGTGTCTTCGTTTGCGGTGCATTCCTCTCGAAGTTCAACAGGTATGAAAcgctttttccatttttttgaAATTGTCTCTGCTCTTGCTTGGACAGGGGGGCCTACGATTCTCAACTATTACATCACTTTTCGATTAGCGAACATGAATAGAGctgtttctttaaattaaatgataaGACATGCAGAGAGTTACATCAAATTCAGGAGCAGTTCAAAGAcgacttgtgttttctttggagTTTTGCTCTTCTCTGGCTGCAATAGCATTATTGCATCTAAAGCATATGATGTTTTAGTTTTCAGTATTTGGTAAATCtatctttcaaagtaaaagcagttttttacaagaaacttttccttttcttgttACTTTCCATCTGGTGCAACTCAGCGAGGACATGCTGTGCAGGGAAATAGAAAGAAGGAATTTGGtactaaaaagaaagaaagttatCGATTTGATTAAACTCACTCTGAATGTTTAAGCCCCAAATGAGCCTCAGCTGAACTCTAGAGGACATTTCTACATATATATAGAACCGTAAAGGACTTTGGATTTAGTCTCACGTCGTTAGGGCTTCAGCACCAGAATGTCAGgttttttatttcccctgtCTTTCAATGCTTGTTTTAGAGGGAAGGACATCGATTCAGCCAACACGTAAAAAAAAAGCCAACCTCTTAAAGCCACACCCTAAACCCAACAGGCATCCGCCATTTTTAATTCATTGTCCAGATTTGGGCAGTTTATTTGCTTTCCCAATGCTCTTTAGTTTGACAAAATCCTCCAGAGGGAGTTAATCCGATCCACTTCAAATTATGTCAGACTAATCTTAAGACTTTGATCATTTTTAATTCTCGaagcttttacatttttgttgaaCAGCAGCTCTATGGCTTCTTCAATGAAACAGGGAGTACTTTTCTACAGGCCTGTACCTGCATAAGAAAGTGAATAATGGGTCAAATATGGCCATTGTTTACTATTGACCATGAAGTGCATGGTTCCATATTCTTGAGTGTTTTCTCAAATAATTCTGCAGCTTGTAAGGAGAGGGTTAAACCAGTTGTGAAGGAAGGCGGATTTATTCCACTGCTTCAGATTAGTTTTTTATGACGTGTCGCTCACAAAACTCACAAAAGAGAGTTTGTTGCCTTGGACACTTTGTGTACACCTCAGAGGACCCAATGTTTTTGAATTCTTTCTCTTCACATAGCCGTCCATCACAGTGTGGAAAAATTCTTTGCTGTTCAAGGTTTTACTGAATTAAAAAACCATTCAATGCGTTTCACTTCTTGCAATAAAATGACTTTAATGTTCCTGCAGTTAGCAACAAGGttcagtgttgttttcttttcaatagGTGGGTTAGGGTGTATCTTCTGTATGTGTAAAAGTCTTCACTGTAAGGCTGCACCAATTGTTTTACCGAATAATAtatcaatacatttttccaaTAGAAACTTCtgccatttatatttattttatcatcttttcttaaatacaaacaaatatgacaaaaaatAGCCCAGTCTTAACTGCTAATCTGCGCTGACGTGTCGCCCAAGACCTAAATAATTGTAATATGAACTTTAATATAatccattttaaatttaattgaaaCACAAAGTCAACATTCTAGggataatcttttttttaaatgtaatagcTGGTATGCTGTCTGTACTGgattaaacaataaatatattaccTATAATCAGAAAGAAATAAAGGTAGATATTATCTTATGTATTATATTTACACTACcattcaaaagtttggggtcacccagacaattttgGGTTTTCCATGAAAATTCACACTTTTATTAATCAAATGAGTTTAGtgagaaaatatagtcaagacattgacaaggttagaaataatgatttttatttgaaatattaattgtgttcttcaaactttgctttcatCAAAGAATGCTTCActtgcagcaattacagcattgcagacctttggcattctagctgttCATTTGTTGAAGTAATCTGTAGAAACTTCCCCCCACTCTTCCTGAAGCCCCGCCCAgaagttggattggcttgatgggcacttcttgcctaccatacggtcaagctgctcccacaacagctcaatggcATTGAGATCTGTTGACTGTGCTGGCCACTCCATTAAAGACAGCATTCCAGCTGCCTGCTTCCCccctaaatagttcttgcataatttggaggtgtgctttgggtcaaTGTCCTTtttgtaggaggaaattggctccactcaagcgctgtccacagggtatggcatggcgttgcaaaaATGGAGTGATAGTTTTCCTTATTTACAACAACAATTATAATGACCAAAAACTCCTTTAATACACATCtctgattattattttaagaCCGATTTGAAAACATGAACCTATAGACGACCTTTAGCCTCAGAAAAAGGATGAAAGAAACCTAAATCTGCACTGTTATTACAGAGTGAATGATTGTGTTTACTCTCTGTCAGACTGGGACGATGTCGTGGTGGCCAGAGAAGGTTCATCCACCACGTTGGTCTGCACTTATCCAACGTTGAGAAGTCCCTTCACCTTGAACTGGATGGTAAAGTCACTCGGTGCGGATGAATGGAAACTGGTTCGAACAGCTAGCGAGGGGAAGAAGTTCTCTGGAAGTGCCTCGAAGCCATCAATGCGATGGACTGACCCCAACTTTCAAGACACTGGGGTTTTCTCACTGTCTTTCTTCCCCACAATGGAGGACAGAGGCCTCTACTCATGCATGATAAGGCAGCAAGAAAAGAAACTGAAGGAGAGGATTATCCTTTTAGCTATCCttacaggtaaaaaaaatatatcaaaaaatGATGTGAGCATTTCACTGTTTTAGTGGTAATAAAAGATTTAATTCTTCTCAATTTCCTCCACCTCTTATTTCCTGTGTCCGCCCTCCTCTCCAGTCACCGTCCTCCCCTCTCCGATCATTCCTGTGCACAGCACCCTGCGAATGAATGCCAGGGTCACTCCAGAAATGGCCGTCGACAAAATAACCTGGACATCCCCGGATGGCATTACCATAAAGAGcgagaaaacaacaaacaaggaAACCGAGGCCAAACTGCCACTGGTCCAGTACACGGACAACGGTGTCTACGTCTGCACGGTTCACCCTTGGGGAAAGAGCAGCAGCCCAATTTTCCCCTTCAGTGTGAACGTGACCATTACTGGTGAGATGCACTTGAAGAAGAGAAATGAAGAAGCCCCGAGgaacagaaaacacatgttGTTGCTTTTGTCGATGGTGTGAGTGGGCATCATTGCCAGAAAAGTGCAgctgcattatttatttaagcatTCTGTAGCTACTCTTCTTCAAAGTATTTACTTCTGTAGGCCAGTTTCGAGATTCAAAAGTTAGATCTGCTCTCAAACCCATCTCATCCTTCCGTGAATATTAGAGTTGCTACATTTatgtattattcattatttgcttttttcgggggctgtttttttttctcacatttccCTTCCCTTGTCTCCGCAGCTGACAAAGAGGCCTCGTTCACTGATATCGTACATGGTGAGTGACTTTGTACCACAAGCAGTCTCAAAGTCTTGTGTCAGCAGCTTGGTAATCAGGCCGAGCCGAATGGAAGACCAAGTGACAAAGTAACTCTCAGCGTATAAGAACATAATCCCTATTGTTGTTGgaaccccccaccaccacccccatcTCATTTTCCATACTCTCTATTCTGTTTACGCTGTCTTCGCCTCACTTTTCATCACCCCTCTTTGTATTTATGAATTCCCTGTTTTTATGAGTTTCCCCCCCCCTTGTATCTTCATATCTGCGTCCTCCTCGATATGGTTCTGTCCTGATTGTTCTACCATTctcctttgtcctccctcttccctccGTTCCTACAGCCGAACAACTCTTCACTGTC from Pleuronectes platessa chromosome 10, fPlePla1.1, whole genome shotgun sequence harbors:
- the g6fl gene encoding g6f-like isoform X4, giving the protein MESGFLTFILVSSFAVHSSRSSTDWDDVVVAREGSSTTLVCTYPTLRSPFTLNWMVKSLGADEWKLVRTASEGKKFSGSASKPSMRWTDPNFQDTGVFSLSFFPTMEDRGLYSCMIRQQEKKLKERIILLAILTVTVLPSPIIPVHSTLRMNARVTPEMAVDKITWTSPDGITIKSEKTTNKETEAKLPLVQYTDNGVYVCTVHPWGKSSSPIFPFSVNVTITADKEASFTDIVHAEQLFTVTLVQTPMILKCPGGKGDLVKLQWKPTDRRNSGMKAVMLYDRWRGTTTSPQPSPRVELAGPPYNAEAGSFALRLTPELNDGGLYICEVHLNDKISIQSTTVTVMKEPVGVTAPSMLPSLAALLLLVPLVAAAVGVLLWRQKQISHRDIEYSLSVQSGEAENIYENPDDVRQQGPALDSVYMDLKPRGEDDVYKELERYEQCQS